In Quadrisphaera setariae, a single genomic region encodes these proteins:
- a CDS encoding carbohydrate kinase family protein codes for MTQPADVDLAFLGPVYLDLVMGGVGALPVLGSEVYATSLDVSPGGTATRAVAAARVGARTALLTRFGTDEWGDRLVTALSSEPGLVLDGAERSEAVGTPVSVAVVAGGDRTFVTHEVPRWRQLTQQPGPRHLPRALHVDVSAPVPLWVGGLRQRGCTVVGGIGYVDTPGWGAQVRSHLADVDVFVPNDDEAQRATDTASPEAAAAALAEHVGLAVVTRGARGVVACDGSGLVEVGGAGRTELGGLFDEPVVDTTGAGDVFVATFMAAGLEDWPLREQLQAAVVCSALSVRRAGGASSAPTRADLRAWWGQLPADGRSALAHLEAWTA; via the coding sequence ATGACGCAGCCCGCCGACGTCGACCTGGCCTTCCTCGGTCCCGTCTACCTCGACCTCGTCATGGGCGGGGTCGGCGCGCTGCCGGTGCTGGGCAGCGAGGTCTACGCGACATCCCTCGACGTCAGCCCCGGAGGCACGGCCACCCGCGCCGTCGCCGCGGCGCGCGTCGGCGCGCGCACAGCGCTGCTCACCCGGTTCGGCACCGACGAGTGGGGCGACCGGCTCGTCACGGCGCTGAGCAGCGAGCCCGGCCTGGTGCTCGACGGGGCGGAGCGCAGCGAGGCCGTCGGGACGCCCGTGTCCGTCGCCGTCGTCGCCGGTGGCGACCGGACGTTCGTCACCCACGAGGTGCCCCGCTGGCGCCAGCTCACCCAGCAGCCGGGTCCGCGGCACCTGCCCCGCGCCCTGCACGTGGACGTCTCCGCGCCGGTCCCGCTGTGGGTCGGGGGTCTGCGCCAGCGCGGCTGCACCGTGGTCGGGGGCATCGGCTACGTCGACACCCCCGGGTGGGGCGCGCAGGTGCGGTCCCACCTCGCCGACGTCGACGTCTTCGTCCCCAACGACGACGAGGCCCAGCGCGCCACCGACACGGCCTCGCCCGAGGCCGCGGCAGCGGCGCTGGCCGAGCACGTGGGGCTCGCGGTGGTGACGCGCGGTGCGCGCGGCGTGGTCGCCTGCGACGGCAGCGGTCTGGTGGAGGTCGGCGGCGCCGGACGGACGGAGCTGGGTGGCCTCTTCGACGAGCCGGTCGTCGACACGACCGGCGCCGGCGACGTGTTCGTCGCGACCTTCATGGCCGCCGGCCTGGAGGACTGGCCCCTGCGCGAGCAGCTCCAGGCCGCGGTGGTGTGCTCGGCGCTGTCCGTGCGACGCGCCGGTGGGGCCAGCAGCGCCCCCACCCGCGCGGACCTGCGCGCGTGGTGGGGGCAGCTGCCGGCCGACGGCCGCTCAGCGCTCGCGCACCTCGAGGCCTGGACCGCCTGA